A genomic stretch from Nocardia wallacei includes:
- a CDS encoding nitroreductase family deazaflavin-dependent oxidoreductase, whose product MSATTPPRPKQLDSPMLPKIFKYAGRAQVWVYKRTGGRIGGKWRIGAGFRKPVPTLLLEHRGRKSGTTYTTPLLYIADGDDIVIVASQGGLRHHPQWYHNLCAHPDAHIRIGRDRRAVHAVTADPDQRARLWPMLLDAYADFETYQSWTDREIPVVILHPRLS is encoded by the coding sequence ATGTCCGCCACGACGCCACCGCGCCCCAAGCAGCTCGATTCGCCGATGCTGCCGAAGATCTTCAAATACGCGGGGCGAGCGCAGGTTTGGGTGTACAAGCGGACCGGCGGACGCATCGGCGGGAAGTGGCGCATCGGCGCGGGCTTCCGCAAGCCGGTGCCGACGCTGCTGCTCGAACATCGGGGCCGGAAGTCCGGCACCACCTACACCACGCCGCTGCTCTACATCGCCGACGGTGACGACATCGTCATCGTCGCCTCCCAGGGCGGACTTCGTCACCATCCGCAGTGGTACCACAACCTGTGCGCTCACCCCGATGCCCACATTCGGATCGGTCGTGACCGCCGAGCGGTCCACGCCGTCACCGCCGACCCGGACCAGCGCGCCCGCCTCTGGCCCATGCTCCTCGACGCCTACGCCGACTTCGAGACCTACCAGTCCTGGACGGACCGGGAAATCCCGGTGGTGATCCTGCATCCCCGCTTGTCTTGA
- a CDS encoding TetR/AcrR family transcriptional regulator has protein sequence MRTHGWSGATPGDDDEAVQRILAAAAAAIDRSGAEFTIAEVARDLGVTRQTVYRYFPSAEALLIATAVAHTEQFLDILADHLSGIHDPATAVVEGIAYTLERLPQDRYLGLLLAPGRAGAFSAGVTSDTAMAFGRSILRRYSVDWAAAGLTDAALDGLVEHMLRIVQSFVIDPGRPPRTGRDLRDYLATWVAPALRQSLSS, from the coding sequence GTGCGCACGCATGGATGGTCCGGAGCGACGCCCGGCGACGACGACGAAGCCGTGCAGCGAATCCTGGCCGCCGCGGCGGCCGCGATCGACCGCTCCGGCGCGGAGTTCACCATCGCCGAGGTCGCCCGCGACCTCGGCGTCACCCGCCAGACCGTGTACCGCTACTTCCCCAGCGCCGAAGCGCTGCTGATCGCGACGGCCGTCGCGCACACCGAACAGTTCCTCGACATCCTGGCCGACCATCTGAGCGGGATCCACGATCCCGCGACCGCCGTGGTGGAAGGCATCGCCTACACCCTCGAGCGCCTGCCGCAGGACAGGTACCTCGGCCTGCTGCTCGCGCCGGGCCGCGCCGGGGCGTTCTCGGCCGGAGTCACCTCCGATACCGCGATGGCGTTCGGCCGCTCGATCCTGCGTCGCTATTCGGTCGACTGGGCGGCGGCGGGCCTCACCGACGCCGCCCTGGACGGCCTGGTCGAGCACATGCTGCGCATCGTGCAGTCCTTCGTCATCGACCCCGGCCGCCCCCCGCGCACCGGCCGCGACCTGCGCGACTACCTAGCCACCTGGGTGGCCCCGGCGCTGCGACAGTCCCTCAGTTCCTGA